The genomic window TACTAGAGAAAAATTGATATTTCCTACAAACAAAACACTCGTATATTTATACAAATTTTCCAGAGTGCCGAACCCTGAAGCGGAAATCTATGTAAGTTTGAGCAGATTCCAAGTAGGTTTTAACGAAATCGAAGTACGACGTAAAAGACCCGAACTTTCCAGTTCCAGTATCACAGGAAGTTTCCAAGAATTGATCGCAGGAAAATATCTGATCAAGGTCTCCTACGAGGGAGAAGTGATCGATCAAGTGGAATTTAGAGTCATAGAACCGGAAGAAAGAGAAGAAGAAAAAGAATCCGGTGTGGACGATGTGGAAAAATACACTAAGGCTAAAAAATCTTTAAATCAATAAACTGTCACCGCATGTTAGAATTACTACATCGCGATAAAGACAAAATTGAAACCGTTTGTTGGAAATCCTACAAACCGCTTCTAATACGTATCTCCAGAAAGAGGATCCCTTGGATAAGGATCTCTTTGCATTCCATCTTCTAAAATTTTATTGATTCGTTCTATATTTTTCAAAGCCAGATTGATCTCAGTTTGGTTCCCTACTTTCAGGATTTCTTCGTTCATTCTTTTAGATTCTCCGTAGTTCTTTTCGAACTCATACAATACGGATAATCTTTGCATTGCCCTGGGCCCTGGAGAAGCATCCAACTTAGTTCGGATAATATCCATTTTTTCTTTGGATTCTTCCATCTCCAAACTTTTGAGTCTGTATTGGGCCATGTCCTGGTCGTTCGTTCTTTCCAAGAGGCCTTTTTTGATCTGGAGTAA from Leptospira neocaledonica includes these protein-coding regions:
- a CDS encoding LIC_12238 family plasminogen-binding lipoprotein — protein: MIQGMNIRFSYFIILLYSFFFFSCLGMSGEFGWALMDESRQTLLEKKFTTIQEFTLTREKLIFPTNKTLVYLYKFSRVPNPEAEIYVSLSRFQVGFNEIEVRRKRPELSSSSITGSFQELIAGKYLIKVSYEGEVIDQVEFRVIEPEEREEEKESGVDDVEKYTKAKKSLNQ